Proteins from one Poseidonibacter antarcticus genomic window:
- the dnaB gene encoding replicative DNA helicase — MDSVYSINIERAVLSSILFNPEELEDVLGVLKAKDFYLPAHQKIFAVMIKLHEDDMPIDEEFIRNKINSKDVDDSILIEILSANPITNTLAYVREIKDGSVKRELATLATTIKKVALEEEISANDALDTVQGALYKISTDSATSELKDMQVITSDTLSYIERMKKLGNKHLIGETTGFDALDRKTTGFNEGDLIIIAARPAMGKCLARGTKVLMFDGSLKNVEDVKIGDKLMGDDSKPRNILSVTSGKEQMYWVRQNKAIDYRVNESHILSLKRSRNEGPHKNGDILNINVKEYLEKSDKFKSNYKGYKVPVDFEEKTTKIEPYFLGLWLGDGASRKVSIYTQDSEIIDYLNAYAKKLDLQVREYIQENKCPEYSITNKKQVDGKTAFSLQKLLREENLLENKHIPRDYLINSQKNRLELLAGLLDSDGHYDESANGFEITQKNENLAKQIKYLCDTLGFRTSLIKKIAKIKDIDFQCDVYRVRIFGNINIIPTKIKRKKAKEWTCNRTWNQTGITIEKDIVDEYFGFEIDGNKLFLLEDMTVTHNTALVLNMALKNVEMNKGVIFFSLEMPAEQLMLRMLAAKTSIPLQNLRKGDMNDNEWSQLSGAFDDLNTKKLFVDDNGSININQLRARVRKLAQNEDNNISLVIIDYLQLMQGTGNKDRHQEVSDISRGLKMLAREMKIPIIALSQLNRGVESRPDKRPMLSDLRESGAIEQDADIIMFVYRDDVYKERDEARKEKEAKDKGEEYRSSFVNKPVEEAEIIIGKQRNGPIGTVKLDFQKALTRFVNKENDMNSSTPVEVTFENIADVERETNIDIPDIL; from the coding sequence ATGGATAGTGTTTACAGTATAAATATAGAAAGAGCAGTATTAAGTTCAATACTTTTTAATCCTGAAGAATTAGAAGATGTTTTAGGTGTTTTAAAAGCAAAAGATTTTTATTTACCAGCACATCAAAAAATATTTGCAGTTATGATAAAACTTCATGAAGATGATATGCCAATTGATGAAGAGTTTATAAGAAATAAGATTAATTCAAAAGATGTTGATGACTCTATATTAATAGAAATATTATCAGCAAATCCAATTACAAATACTTTAGCTTATGTTCGAGAAATAAAAGATGGCTCAGTTAAAAGAGAGTTAGCAACCCTAGCAACTACAATAAAAAAAGTAGCACTAGAAGAAGAAATAAGTGCAAATGATGCACTAGATACTGTCCAAGGTGCACTTTATAAAATATCAACAGATTCAGCAACCTCTGAACTAAAAGATATGCAAGTAATTACAAGTGACACACTTTCATATATAGAAAGAATGAAAAAACTAGGAAATAAACACCTAATAGGTGAAACAACAGGTTTTGATGCACTTGATAGAAAAACAACAGGATTTAATGAAGGTGATTTGATTATTATAGCAGCGCGTCCAGCAATGGGAAAATGTCTAGCACGTGGTACAAAAGTTTTAATGTTTGATGGTTCTTTAAAAAATGTCGAAGATGTAAAAATTGGTGATAAACTAATGGGTGATGACTCAAAGCCAAGAAATATTTTATCAGTTACAAGTGGAAAAGAGCAAATGTACTGGGTTCGTCAAAATAAAGCTATTGACTATAGAGTAAATGAATCACATATATTATCTTTAAAAAGAAGTCGAAATGAAGGTCCACATAAAAATGGAGATATTTTAAATATAAATGTAAAAGAATACCTCGAAAAAAGTGATAAATTTAAAAGTAATTACAAAGGCTATAAAGTTCCTGTAGATTTTGAAGAAAAAACTACTAAAATAGAACCATATTTTTTAGGATTATGGCTGGGAGATGGAGCTTCAAGAAAAGTATCTATCTACACTCAAGACAGTGAAATAATTGATTATTTAAATGCTTATGCTAAAAAACTAGATTTACAAGTTAGAGAATATATTCAAGAAAATAAATGTCCAGAATATTCAATAACAAACAAAAAACAAGTTGATGGGAAAACTGCATTTTCATTACAAAAACTTTTAAGAGAAGAAAATTTACTTGAAAATAAACATATACCAAGAGATTATTTAATCAACTCACAAAAAAATAGATTAGAATTATTAGCAGGTTTATTAGATAGTGATGGTCATTATGATGAAAGTGCAAATGGTTTTGAAATAACACAAAAAAATGAAAATCTAGCAAAACAAATTAAATATCTATGTGATACTTTAGGTTTTAGAACTTCTTTAATAAAAAAGATAGCAAAAATAAAAGATATAGATTTTCAATGTGATGTTTATAGAGTTAGAATTTTTGGAAACATAAACATAATACCAACAAAAATAAAAAGAAAAAAAGCAAAAGAGTGGACTTGTAATAGAACTTGGAATCAAACAGGAATTACTATAGAAAAAGATATAGTTGATGAGTACTTTGGTTTTGAAATAGATGGAAATAAATTATTTTTATTAGAAGATATGACGGTAACTCATAACACAGCACTAGTTTTAAATATGGCTTTAAAAAATGTTGAAATGAATAAAGGTGTAATCTTCTTTTCACTAGAAATGCCTGCTGAACAACTTATGCTAAGAATGCTTGCTGCTAAGACTTCTATTCCTTTACAAAACCTTAGAAAAGGTGATATGAATGATAATGAATGGAGTCAGCTAAGTGGTGCTTTTGATGACTTAAATACAAAGAAATTATTTGTAGATGATAATGGTAGTATTAATATTAACCAACTTCGAGCAAGAGTTAGAAAATTAGCCCAAAATGAAGATAATAATATTTCACTAGTAATAATAGATTACCTTCAACTAATGCAAGGGACGGGAAATAAAGATAGACACCAAGAGGTTTCAGATATTTCAAGGGGTCTTAAAATGCTTGCACGTGAAATGAAAATTCCAATTATTGCACTTTCACAACTTAACAGGGGAGTTGAGAGCCGACCTGATAAAAGACCAATGCTTTCAGATCTTAGAGAATCTGGTGCTATTGAGCAAGATGCGGATATTATTATGTTTGTATATAGAGATGATGTTTATAAAGAAAGAGATGAAGCAAGAAAAGAAAAAGAAGCAAAAGACAAAGGTGAAGAGTATCGTTCATCATTTGTAAACAAACCAGTTGAAGAAGCTGAAATTATTATAGGAAAACAAAGAAATGGACCAATTGGAACTGTTAAACTAGACTTCCAAAAAGCTCTTACAAGATTTGTTAATAAAGAAAATGATATGAATTCATCAACTCCTGTAGAAGTAACATTTGAAAATATTGCAGATGTTGAGAGAGAAACTAATATAGATATTCCTGATATACTATAA
- the ispG gene encoding flavodoxin-dependent (E)-4-hydroxy-3-methylbut-2-enyl-diphosphate synthase, protein MIKRYPTKQIFVGNVPVGGDAPIPVQSMCFTKTSDIEATVEQIRALHFAGADIVRLAVPNKEAALALKEIKKQVDLPIVADIHFHYKLALIAAESVDCIRINPGNIGDRKRVAEVVRACKERSLPIRIGVNSGSLEKQFEDKYGQTPKGMVASADYNIKYLEDLDFTDLKVSLKASDVQRTVEAYRTLRPMNNYAFHLGVTEAGTQFHSTIKSSIALGSLLLDGIGDTLRVSMTGELEKEIEVGKAILKDVGIAKEGLNIISCPTCGRIEADLVKAVAEVEKRTKHIKTSLDVSVMGCVVNAIGEAKSADVAIAFGKGSGLVMKKGEIIAKLSGDELINKFLEEVEFEAAKRS, encoded by the coding sequence ATGATAAAAAGATACCCAACAAAACAAATATTCGTAGGAAATGTACCAGTTGGTGGCGATGCCCCAATTCCTGTACAATCAATGTGTTTTACAAAAACATCTGATATTGAAGCTACTGTTGAACAAATAAGAGCTTTACATTTTGCAGGTGCTGATATTGTAAGACTGGCTGTGCCAAATAAAGAAGCTGCTTTGGCATTAAAAGAGATAAAAAAACAAGTAGATTTACCAATAGTTGCAGATATTCACTTTCATTATAAGTTAGCTCTTATTGCAGCTGAGTCTGTAGATTGTATTAGAATTAATCCAGGAAATATTGGAGATAGAAAAAGAGTTGCAGAAGTAGTACGTGCTTGTAAAGAAAGAAGTCTACCAATTAGAATTGGTGTAAATTCAGGTTCACTAGAAAAACAATTTGAAGATAAATACGGACAAACACCAAAAGGTATGGTAGCATCGGCTGATTATAATATAAAATATTTAGAAGATTTAGATTTTACAGATTTAAAAGTATCATTAAAAGCCTCTGATGTTCAAAGAACAGTAGAAGCGTATAGAACTTTAAGACCTATGAATAATTATGCTTTTCATCTTGGAGTTACAGAAGCTGGAACACAATTTCACTCAACTATTAAATCATCAATTGCCTTAGGTTCATTATTACTAGATGGAATTGGAGATACTTTAAGAGTTTCAATGACAGGCGAATTAGAAAAAGAAATTGAAGTAGGAAAAGCTATTTTAAAAGATGTTGGAATTGCAAAAGAAGGATTAAATATTATTTCTTGTCCGACTTGTGGAAGAATTGAAGCTGATTTAGTAAAAGCAGTTGCAGAAGTTGAAAAAAGAACAAAACATATAAAAACATCACTTGATGTATCTGTTATGGGATGTGTTGTAAATGCAATAGGTGAAGCAAAATCAGCAGATGTTGCAATAGCATTTGGAAAAGGTTCAGGACTTGTTATGAAAAAAGGTGAAATCATAGCAAAATTATCAGGTGATGAATTAATAAATAAATTCTTAGAAGAAGTAGAATTTGAAGCTGCAAAAAGATCATAA